TCGTTAAATCTTATTACGATAGGTTCAAAGAAACTTGCTTTTAATGCACGGTATCCCAACTCAGTGCATGTTTTATTGAAAAACGTGTATTTAATGCATtgaaaattgaattgattaatttatttagaaTATATTTTCTTTATATGAAAACCTTAAAGAGTGCTCCAAGGGCACTCGTTAACATGACCCATATTTTAATAGTTATTGTGTATAATTGCCACCTTATATAACGGTTTGAAATATTTAAGTAAGACAATAACTTTATTTCTTTTAGTATGATAAAATTTGTTGGCATGAGATTTCTCAAATTTATAAAAgtctattaatatttaaattttgaagTCTATCAATTTTAATGAATTATTGAGATGAATGAATTTTGAGAGACTTTATAATAAAAACTATACATATTAACAATTCCAGTCAAATTTGttggacttttaaaaaaaattctattatcatgattcataatatatatatatatatatatatatatatatatatatatatatatatatatatatatatatatatatatatatatatatatatatatatatatatatatatatatcttttgttGTCTACGTGACAGTCCAcatgtattttcttttaattttttattattttttaaatccacgtgaatttcctttttttttttttaaaaattttgaaaaaaaactttttttttaatataattttgggGTTAAATTAAAATTTGCTGACATTACATGGAAGTAAAATATGCTAAcagtaataaaattataaaaaaaaattcacgtagatttaagaataattaaaaattaaattaaaatgcaagAGAAAAATTTTGCTGCAATGTGGCAGTCAGGAATCCTTGAAGGAATCTGGAAAttgagaaatttaaaaaaaaaacttactagATACTAAAATCTAAACTCACTAATATTATTCACTTATTTCTTTAAACAGTgtgtttaaaaaattataattataggcATTCTCTTAAAATCACAATTCAAGTTTATTTTAAACACATACTATTTATAATAATaccaaaattaattattatagagATAAATTTAATGTTactcaaataagaaaattatcTACTAATCATAAACTTACATCtcattaaaattgatttaaagtTCTCTCagtcaaaaaaaaaagtaaaagaagaaaaattaacataaattaaattaataaaaacaactaTGTAGTTTAgtatgaaagaaaatgaaagtAAAAGATGGAAAAAATAAATCTATCATTATGTAAAGGAAACTACAATCATCAATTGGGCTGGAAATTGGAAATAGGCTAGGTTAGGCTTTAGAAGGTCTGAGTCTCTAGCCTACGATAAATTTACAAGTTCTGAGTTTGATCTATGACCTACTAAAAGTTCTTTTTTTTTCGGTTTAGTCTGACCTTTTTAAAAATTTGGCATGACCTAAAAGTCTATTTAAAAGCATGTTTCTCAATAAGATTTTCAATTAATCCCTATTACTTAAAAGGGTCTTGCTAATCAATgtcctcagggcaatggttaatcattcataaaaaagaaaatattttatagaaattttaatatttcaatttccaagacattaaatacgcagattaccaagatagatttactattttaaagtctTAATCATTGCCCTGAGGACACTGATTAGCATTTCCCTACTTAAAAAGCTTtttaggtcggcctatatatgcatgAATAAGTCAACCTATttagcaatatatatatatatatatatatatatatatatatatatatatatatatatatatatatatatatatatatatatatatatatatatatatatatatatatatatatatatatatatatatataggggacgactcaagtgagaacatttggttattatgagaaatgagaacaatgaatcacgactattaaatttgattttaatggactggattggtttctctttctaagatccagtccattaactattaaggatcttagaaagagaaatcaatccagtccattaaaatcaaatttaatggtcgtgattcattgttctcatttcttataataaccaagtgttctcacttgagtcgtcccctatatatatatatatatatatatatatatatatatatatatatatatatatatatatatatatatatatatatatatatatatatatatatatatatattagctattattaatatttatataggaTTCTACAAACCGTATGAATGAAAGGCATGAAATTATATTCTTGTAGATTTTATCTCAAAAATTACTAAGAGCTACTCATGAAATACATGaacaaaatgataaaaattgatttttgttgaaattcacaaattatacaaaaattaaatttCTATATTGACCTAAAAAGATTAGTATCTGTAAACACTTATGGCAATGCAATTAGAAAGCCATATTTAGCAATAGTAATTTGAAATCAACGGTTCAAACTGTTGCATGGCTTATTATACTCACAAATTTTCTAACAACCTTAAAAACATTCTATTTCATAAGGGGACCACCATGATTCATGGAACTTTTGAAGATAATAATGATACTATATATAAAGTTCAACAACGTTGCTTCATCTTCCTCCGGTTCTCTGTTTTTTTCTCTGTTTCTGCTTTGCATTGCGTCTCTGTCTTCTAACACCAATAGCAATGGCAGAGACGCAAGTGAAAGCAGAAACATCTGTTACATTCTCAGATCCGGTTGTAGTTGAGCCACCATCAAACGATAACGTGCCCAATAAGGCTTCTGAAACGGCTAAGGCTGTCGAGGAATCTAAAGCTGTTGCGGTTGTAGATGAGCCTGAGAGTGAGTTTCATTTGCATGTTCATGTTTTGTTATCGGTTTTTCAATATTATggaatattgtcaaaatatggtTTTAATTGGTTATGCAGAAACACCAGAGACACCAGTTCCTGCAAACAAATTAAGCTCGAAAGGAGGATCTCTAAATAGAGGTTAGTGCTGTTGACTCGTTCGGTATATAAATTTATGTGTATATTTAGATTCACGGTGAAGGTGAAATTGACAGAATCACGATATACTAAAAACTCTACTCTAGAGTTTCAAAAAAACTCGCGATTTTAATGCAATTTTGTCAAATTCATCGATTGATTCATAACGAATTTATTTATGTACATTTTTGCTATATACAGATATTGCTTTAGCTGAACTTTCCAAAGGGAAAAAGTTATCCTATGTGAAAGCATGGGAAGAGAGTGAAAAAACCAAAGCAGATAACAAGTAAGAATGTTTGAAGTGTTTTTGCATTATCAAGCCACATTGCAAAAACAATTCTCTTTAGTTTGATGGCATTATTCTATGACACAATAATCGTTATATGTTCGTTCGCAGAGCTGAAAAACACATCTCTTCCATTGCTTCTTGGGAAACCAGCAAAAAGGCCGCTCTTGAAGCCGAGCTCAAAAAAATCGAGGTAATGTTTACCTGATTATCAATACTATAATGGCGAAATTGATCACGTGATCTAGGGTAACTCATAACTAACAAATTGTTACATGAGCAGGAAAAACTAGAGAAAAAGAAAGCACACTATGGGGAAATAATGAAAAACAAGATAGCAGTGATTCACAAGGAAGCAGAAGAGAAAAGAGCAGTAATAGAAGCCAAACGAGGCGAGGAAATTCTTAAGGTAGAGGAAATGGCTGCAAAATACCGTGCAACCGGAACCACTCCAAAGAAAACCGTTGGCtgcttttgaatatttttcttcttccaaaATAATTTTCTAGTTGCACTTTTTGTCTATATAGTTCTTTGACCTCAATATGTTTCTGTGTATAAAAACAGAAGAAAATTGCTCAAAGAATAAGCTAAGTTTGTTAATGCCTTTTGTAGATCATTGACATACATGGAATGTTCGATTATGGTTTTATCTCAATCACACGATTTTTACATCAGATTCGACAACAAATTATATATAGTTAACGTAGTTCAAATATGTGGTTATCGCAACCAAGTACTAATTAGAAAGCAAGTACATGATACTACAAATGACATAGATATACACACAaccagaaagaaagaaagaaaaagtaaaATTAGTCGGAAATTTATCGTAAAGTAAACATGAAATATGTCTCTAATTCTGTCAGAAAATTTCGCAACTGAATTAGAACATATGTCATTTTTTACTTCTCTAACTAGTAGTGCAAATACCTAATGGagttaattaaaatagttttctaAGAAGCTCATATCGTTGTTCATAGGAAAATCGAACAAGAGCTGCAAAGCAGTGTCCGATGAATCTTCCAAGTCATTAGAGCTTGTTGAATCAGATTCAAGAATCACATTTTCAGCGCAAAACTTTTCGTTTTTCCACTCCGGTTCTTCTTTCACACTGCTGCATGCTGTGACAGCAGAAATAGGACTCTGACAGCGGCTCGTTTTGGTATCATGATCGGTGTCTGGTTTTTGAACATTGCGAAATGCATCTCCAACTTCAGAGTTCCATATTCGGAGAAAGTAGTCATGAGAAGAATCAGTTTTTTCAGAGGAattatgattgttgttgttgttgttgctgctgctgttgttgaagtGTGATGATTCAGTTGAGAGTCTGGCTTCTGCTTCGAGCCTTGCACTCTCCCATTGAGCCATGTGACGTGTCAAAATCGATGCGTGTGACTTGTGATTTGGGTAACTAGTTGACGAGGCTACTGGCTCGTGTGTTTTTGGATCAATCCCCATGCTTTTGAGACGCTTCTTCAAATGCGTGTTCCAAAAGTTCTTTATCTCGTTGTCAGTTCTTCCTGGTAACTGAGATGCAATTGCAGCCCACCTGAAATATTGTCAAATTTGTTGAAAAATCATTaagaaaatgtaaaaaaattg
The Vicia villosa cultivar HV-30 ecotype Madison, WI linkage group LG6, Vvil1.0, whole genome shotgun sequence genome window above contains:
- the LOC131612097 gene encoding transcription factor MYB17-like produces the protein MGRSPCCDKKGLKKGPWTAEEDEILANYINKNGGHGSWRCLPKITGLLRCGKSCRLRWTNYLRPDIKRGPFTPEEEKLVIQLHAILGNRWAAIASQLPGRTDNEIKNFWNTHLKKRLKSMGIDPKTHEPVASSTSYPNHKSHASILTRHMAQWESARLEAEARLSTESSHFNNSSSNNNNNNHNSSEKTDSSHDYFLRIWNSEVGDAFRNVQKPDTDHDTKTSRCQSPISAVTACSSVKEEPEWKNEKFCAENVILESDSTSSNDLEDSSDTALQLLFDFPMNNDMSFLENYFN
- the LOC131612096 gene encoding remorin-like, producing MAETQVKAETSVTFSDPVVVEPPSNDNVPNKASETAKAVEESKAVAVVDEPEKTPETPVPANKLSSKGGSLNRDIALAELSKGKKLSYVKAWEESEKTKADNKAEKHISSIASWETSKKAALEAELKKIEEKLEKKKAHYGEIMKNKIAVIHKEAEEKRAVIEAKRGEEILKVEEMAAKYRATGTTPKKTVGCF